Proteins from one Streptomyces sp. NBC_00390 genomic window:
- a CDS encoding helicase-associated domain-containing protein → MRSPSGPTVEWLRALGAERLRELLAVRPDCVRAPDPRTLGELADRLARTGSVVQALNRLPLPCLQTAEALATLPGPASHEALQTLLGTDSETLAPTLRILADHALVWPDRSGALHLVTTLRDAWDAPLGLGPGLDELLSFVTSEQLRTIASTLGLKPGSRRQARVDVILEHHGDPGRLRDLIASAPEPARALLERRAAAQEPHLVTYGIPQMGSAERWLLERALLVGRDWSYEPGQVPAEVVRALRGPDWHAPFDPAPPRVELVGLTSAEVEREAAAAATSFAGQAASLLAECAARPPVALRSGGIGARELTRIGKATGCGEPVVRLVLECAYAGGLVAYEGTALAATADYDTWAAQEPADRLVLLLRAWWLLGLTPSASRDEHGKVLPAAGRQGTCSRCLAARQGALEAVAALPAGRGVADPAVIGARLHWHRPLADETPQDATPFATVIEEAELLGVLARGALTPLGAALLDEDPAALHDHARRLLPAATGTARIGADLTAVVTGAPTARLNELLDSLADRESRSAASVWRFSAASVRRALDAGLTADGIEADLREVAEGPLPQPLTYLIADTARSHGRVRLAAAACVIHSDDTALLAEIAVHRRLAVLGLRRIAPTVLLCRTEPSAALDALRAAGYAPVAETADGEVRVERRERPRAAPPSSQGPRVCVPAPRSPAAAAPSGDLAARLLAAPDRLPDPDPDRGIPFQTDTEEILAGYAKGLTLTDVRQLAHAIHESEPITIEYVAASGSRTIRTVSDIDFDPPVISAYCHLREDERTFSISGIEGVQPA, encoded by the coding sequence GTGAGGAGCCCCAGCGGGCCCACGGTCGAGTGGCTGCGTGCCCTCGGTGCCGAGCGGCTGCGGGAGTTGCTCGCCGTCCGCCCCGACTGCGTACGCGCACCGGACCCCCGCACGCTCGGCGAACTCGCCGACCGGCTGGCGCGGACCGGCTCGGTGGTACAGGCCCTGAACCGGCTGCCGCTCCCCTGTCTCCAGACGGCCGAGGCCCTGGCCACGCTGCCAGGGCCCGCGTCCCACGAGGCGCTGCAGACACTGCTCGGCACGGACAGCGAGACGCTCGCGCCGACACTGCGCATACTCGCCGACCATGCACTGGTGTGGCCGGACCGCTCCGGCGCGTTGCACCTGGTGACAACGTTGCGTGATGCATGGGACGCACCACTTGGTCTCGGTCCCGGGCTCGACGAGCTGCTCTCCTTCGTCACTTCGGAGCAACTGCGCACGATCGCCTCGACGCTGGGGCTCAAGCCCGGGAGCAGGCGGCAGGCGCGCGTCGACGTCATCCTGGAGCATCACGGCGACCCCGGCCGCCTCCGCGACTTGATCGCCTCGGCTCCCGAACCCGCGCGCGCACTGCTCGAGCGCCGCGCCGCCGCCCAGGAGCCGCACCTCGTCACGTACGGCATCCCGCAGATGGGCTCGGCCGAACGATGGCTGCTGGAACGGGCGTTGCTCGTCGGCCGCGACTGGTCCTACGAGCCGGGCCAGGTGCCCGCCGAGGTCGTCCGCGCGCTGCGTGGCCCGGACTGGCACGCGCCGTTCGACCCGGCACCGCCCCGAGTCGAGCTGGTGGGGCTGACCTCCGCCGAGGTGGAGCGCGAAGCCGCCGCTGCGGCCACCTCGTTCGCCGGGCAGGCCGCCTCCCTGCTCGCGGAGTGCGCCGCGCGTCCCCCGGTCGCACTCAGGTCCGGCGGAATCGGCGCACGCGAACTGACCCGGATCGGCAAGGCGACAGGCTGCGGGGAACCGGTCGTACGCCTGGTCCTGGAGTGCGCGTATGCGGGCGGGCTGGTCGCGTACGAAGGCACTGCCCTCGCCGCCACGGCCGACTACGACACCTGGGCCGCGCAGGAACCGGCCGACCGCCTCGTCCTTCTGCTGCGTGCCTGGTGGCTGCTCGGGCTCACCCCCTCCGCCTCCCGTGACGAGCACGGAAAGGTCCTGCCCGCGGCGGGCAGACAGGGCACCTGCTCCCGGTGTCTCGCCGCCAGGCAGGGAGCGCTGGAGGCCGTCGCCGCGCTCCCCGCCGGCCGTGGCGTGGCCGACCCGGCGGTGATCGGCGCACGGCTGCACTGGCACCGCCCGCTGGCCGACGAAACCCCTCAGGACGCGACACCGTTCGCCACAGTGATCGAGGAGGCCGAACTCCTCGGCGTCCTCGCCCGGGGCGCGCTGACCCCGCTCGGTGCCGCCCTGTTGGACGAGGACCCGGCCGCCCTGCACGACCACGCCCGACGGCTGCTGCCGGCCGCCACCGGCACCGCCCGGATCGGGGCCGACCTCACGGCCGTGGTGACGGGTGCGCCCACGGCCCGGCTGAACGAGCTGCTGGACTCCCTGGCCGACCGGGAAAGCCGCTCGGCGGCATCAGTGTGGCGCTTCAGCGCGGCCTCGGTGCGCCGCGCACTGGATGCCGGACTGACGGCGGACGGGATCGAGGCCGACCTGCGCGAGGTGGCCGAAGGGCCCCTGCCGCAGCCGCTCACCTATCTGATCGCCGACACCGCCCGCAGCCACGGCCGGGTACGCCTCGCAGCCGCGGCCTGTGTGATCCACAGCGACGACACGGCGCTCCTCGCGGAGATCGCCGTGCACCGCAGGCTGGCCGTGCTCGGCCTGCGCCGGATCGCACCGACCGTGCTGCTCTGCCGTACCGAACCGTCCGCCGCGCTGGACGCCCTGCGCGCCGCGGGCTACGCGCCGGTGGCCGAGACGGCCGACGGCGAGGTCCGCGTCGAGCGGCGCGAGCGTCCCCGCGCCGCGCCGCCCTCGTCCCAGGGCCCCCGCGTCTGCGTACCGGCGCCCCGTTCCCCGGCAGCCGCCGCCCCTTCCGGCGACCTGGCAGCGCGTCTGCTGGCCGCCCCCGACCGCTTGCCGGACCCCGATCCGGATCGCGGCATCCCGTTCCAGACCGACACCGAGGAGATCCTTGCCGGGTACGCGAAGGGGCTGACGCTCACGGACGTCCGGCAGCTCGCCCACGCCATTCACGAGAGCGAGCCGATCACCATCGAGTACGTCGCGGCCTCCGGCAGCCGGACCATCCGCACCGTGAGCGACATCGACTTCGATCCGCCTGTCATCAGCGCCTACTGCCATCTCCGCGAGGACGAGCGGACGTTCTCGATCTCCGGCATCGAGGGTGTCCAGCCGGCCTGA
- a CDS encoding DUF397 domain-containing protein — MSTTELVWFKSSHSGSDGDACVEVATSATTVHVRDSKNTQSPQLALSPTAWTGFISYAAAQA, encoded by the coding sequence ATGAGCACCACCGAGTTGGTCTGGTTCAAGAGCAGCCACAGCGGCTCCGACGGAGACGCCTGCGTCGAGGTCGCCACTTCCGCCACCACCGTCCACGTCCGCGACTCCAAGAACACCCAAAGCCCCCAACTCGCTCTCTCCCCCACCGCCTGGACCGGCTTCATCTCCTACGCGGCCGCCCAGGCCTAG
- a CDS encoding UDP-glucuronic acid decarboxylase family protein — protein sequence MGISLGKQVTAAFRAPFRRVVVTGGCGFLGSHLCDLLLDSGAEVVCVDNFLTGTADNVAHRRSEDRFELLVHDVTDRLSIPGSVDLVLHLASPASPQDYLRLPVQTLQAGSQGTLNALELARQKKARFVLASTSEVYGDPLQHPQRESYWGNVNPVGPRSVYDEAKRFAEAATTAYCTEYGVDTAIVRIFNTFGPRMRAEDGRAVPTFIRQALAGEPLTVTGDGSQTRSLCYVDDTVRGILAAAAGCHTGPVNLGNPVETTVLDLARLVRELCGSASQIEFVARPIDDPGRRRPDITLAWEQFGWKPETNPRKGLSTTVGWFAMQLTRSAAKAMAQPAARSTDSSRPSLAPRGT from the coding sequence ATGGGTATCTCCCTGGGGAAGCAGGTCACGGCAGCGTTTCGAGCCCCCTTCCGCCGAGTTGTTGTCACCGGCGGCTGCGGATTCCTCGGATCCCACCTGTGCGACCTGCTGCTCGACAGTGGTGCCGAGGTGGTGTGCGTCGACAACTTCCTTACGGGCACGGCGGACAACGTCGCGCATCGGCGGTCGGAAGACCGGTTCGAGCTACTGGTCCACGACGTGACCGACCGGCTCTCGATACCGGGTTCGGTCGACCTCGTGCTTCATCTCGCCTCTCCGGCCTCTCCACAGGACTACCTGCGCCTGCCGGTTCAGACCCTCCAGGCCGGCTCGCAGGGGACGCTCAATGCGCTCGAACTGGCCCGGCAGAAGAAGGCCCGCTTCGTACTCGCCTCCACCTCTGAGGTGTACGGCGACCCGCTTCAGCACCCGCAGCGCGAGTCGTACTGGGGCAACGTCAATCCGGTCGGTCCGCGCAGCGTGTACGACGAGGCGAAACGGTTTGCCGAGGCAGCGACAACCGCCTACTGCACCGAGTACGGCGTCGACACCGCGATCGTGCGGATCTTCAACACGTTCGGGCCGCGGATGCGGGCCGAGGACGGACGGGCGGTACCGACCTTCATCCGCCAGGCGCTGGCGGGCGAACCGCTGACCGTCACTGGCGACGGCTCGCAGACGCGTTCGCTGTGTTACGTGGACGACACCGTCCGGGGCATCCTCGCCGCCGCAGCAGGCTGCCACACCGGCCCCGTGAACCTGGGCAATCCCGTCGAGACCACGGTTCTGGATCTCGCGCGTCTGGTCCGCGAGCTATGTGGATCCGCTTCGCAGATCGAGTTCGTCGCCCGCCCGATCGACGACCCGGGCCGCCGCAGGCCCGACATCACCCTGGCCTGGGAGCAGTTCGGCTGGAAGCCGGAGACCAATCCCCGCAAGGGCCTGAGCACCACCGTCGGTTGGTTCGCCATGCAGCTCACCCGGAGCGCGGCGAAGGCGATGGCGCAGCCCGCAGCACGCTCGACCGACTCCAGCCGTCCCTCGCTCGCCCCGCGCGGCACGTAG
- a CDS encoding alpha/beta fold hydrolase — protein MRRCLPALTVALVSAALITLPGCDNTPIEKSVAAARTRVPAAKDISGPVDVGGGRKIHLRCKGSGSPTVILESGLHDSSDTWNLTDTRPPVPKSPAVFPGVAAFTRVCEYDRPGTVRYTEPPTLTTRSTPVNGERSLTSMVSDLDKLLTAAKVPGPYLLVGHSFGGMVTRLYAQTHPESTAGLVFVDAFGTNLKPFLGKEWAAYLEILNRPGTALDAKRGFETVDVDGAIEAVTSAPPLPEVPLAVLSKTKPFARPPGMPVSLATRLERAWPRVQQELVELEPQTPHLLATGSDHYVQIHDPDLTISAIGLIVGRVDNGS, from the coding sequence ATGCGCAGATGCCTACCGGCCCTCACCGTCGCTCTGGTCTCGGCAGCACTGATCACACTGCCGGGGTGCGACAACACCCCGATCGAGAAGAGCGTCGCGGCCGCTCGCACCCGTGTGCCGGCGGCGAAGGACATTTCCGGACCGGTCGATGTCGGCGGCGGTCGGAAGATCCATCTGCGCTGCAAAGGGAGCGGAAGCCCCACGGTCATTCTGGAATCCGGGCTCCACGACTCGTCCGACACCTGGAACCTGACCGACACACGACCGCCCGTGCCGAAGTCGCCGGCGGTTTTCCCCGGGGTCGCAGCGTTCACCCGTGTCTGCGAGTACGACCGGCCTGGAACCGTCCGGTACACCGAGCCCCCTACGCTCACCACCCGCAGTACGCCCGTGAACGGCGAGCGCTCCTTGACGAGCATGGTCAGTGATCTCGACAAGCTGCTGACGGCGGCGAAGGTGCCCGGCCCGTACCTGCTCGTCGGGCACTCCTTCGGAGGAATGGTCACGCGCTTGTACGCCCAGACCCATCCCGAGTCGACGGCCGGACTTGTCTTCGTGGACGCCTTCGGCACGAACCTGAAGCCGTTCCTCGGCAAGGAATGGGCTGCATATCTGGAGATCCTCAATCGGCCCGGTACCGCACTCGACGCGAAGCGTGGATTCGAGACCGTTGACGTCGACGGCGCGATCGAAGCGGTCACCAGTGCGCCGCCACTGCCGGAGGTGCCTCTCGCCGTCCTCAGCAAGACGAAACCGTTCGCTCGGCCACCGGGAATGCCGGTGTCGCTGGCGACACGTCTCGAGCGGGCCTGGCCGAGAGTTCAGCAGGAACTGGTGGAACTGGAGCCCCAGACCCCTCACTTGCTTGCCACGGGAAGCGACCACTATGTGCAGATCCACGATCCTGACCTGACGATCAGCGCGATCGGGCTCATTGTCGGCCGCGTCGACAACGGGTCGTGA
- a CDS encoding HIT family protein, translating into MSVEPSEYVRRLPIGERIPFPSEGIPFWEVFPYEGDLRIKVLEEPTLPEPPRHGEAGAEECGACSSPDSEFLWSDEHWRLSSDEEPGALPATVLLQPRGHYDLHELPPERAAELGAMLQRVERAVRSLEGVARVHVNKWGDGGAHLHMFLMARPEGMMQMRGTCLPLWDDVLPRVPKEIWQETNRRIAEAMAADGGVAHV; encoded by the coding sequence ATGAGTGTCGAACCGAGCGAATACGTCAGGCGGTTGCCCATCGGGGAACGGATCCCCTTCCCGTCCGAAGGCATTCCGTTCTGGGAGGTCTTCCCTTACGAGGGCGACCTCCGGATCAAGGTGCTTGAGGAGCCGACGCTGCCCGAGCCGCCTCGGCACGGGGAGGCCGGAGCCGAGGAGTGCGGCGCCTGCAGCAGCCCGGACAGCGAGTTCCTGTGGAGCGACGAGCACTGGCGGCTCAGCAGCGACGAGGAGCCCGGTGCGCTCCCCGCGACCGTGCTGCTCCAGCCGCGCGGCCACTACGACCTGCACGAACTGCCGCCGGAACGCGCGGCCGAGCTCGGGGCGATGCTTCAGCGGGTGGAGCGGGCGGTCAGGTCGCTGGAGGGCGTGGCCCGGGTCCATGTGAACAAGTGGGGCGACGGCGGAGCCCACCTGCACATGTTCCTGATGGCCAGACCGGAGGGGATGATGCAGATGCGGGGGACGTGCCTTCCGCTCTGGGACGACGTGCTGCCGAGGGTCCCCAAGGAGATCTGGCAGGAGACCAACCGCCGGATCGCCGAGGCCATGGCGGCCGACGGGGGCGTCGCGCACGTCTGA
- a CDS encoding SUKH-4 family immunity protein, whose translation MAGTIITVPEGALHPAITHEATRRWLAESGLQDGHSLMRFSPAEAPTPTVRQYLLTKAANAAPDRLDAYIADLLVVGHLLIDSYEADEVVLDGTTGRVFSMWLYEESPQNAELFPLAPSLEALTRFLTAIDEFGGLCGGFAGLAGKTGAQAVAAASALLMSVFTDEEWGDADWGSAGPRSGWDHEIPAFWRMAALIRPMALIAGPGKGLRLDLPKGLLDEEFGADEVVRVAPSRLPAALEHEPTRRFLTEVGLPQEALMFWMDEEETLLLSLPEDRERSKQNPDHDHLWNGTDELPPEAEHLLVLGGLMHDFTVLIDGRTGAVHYAEYDADRVVPVNADISTLAFTVWMHSRQQDLEEEHDFTDDFYHQLADTMIATLASVDPVACLPATDPDDFRYWPEVFHDEAGGVL comes from the coding sequence ATGGCTGGGACGATCATCACCGTGCCGGAGGGCGCACTCCATCCGGCGATCACGCACGAGGCGACGCGGCGATGGCTGGCCGAGAGCGGATTGCAGGACGGGCACAGCCTGATGCGGTTCTCGCCGGCCGAGGCCCCGACGCCGACCGTGCGGCAGTACCTCCTGACCAAGGCGGCGAACGCGGCCCCGGACAGGCTCGATGCGTACATTGCGGACCTGCTCGTTGTCGGCCATCTCCTCATCGACAGCTATGAGGCGGACGAGGTCGTCCTCGACGGCACCACCGGTCGCGTATTCAGCATGTGGCTCTACGAGGAATCTCCGCAGAACGCTGAGCTGTTCCCGCTCGCGCCGTCCCTCGAAGCCCTGACACGCTTCCTCACGGCCATCGACGAATTCGGTGGTCTGTGCGGCGGGTTCGCGGGCCTCGCCGGCAAGACAGGTGCCCAGGCGGTCGCGGCGGCATCAGCACTGCTGATGTCGGTCTTCACCGACGAGGAATGGGGCGACGCCGACTGGGGCAGCGCGGGTCCCCGTTCCGGCTGGGATCATGAGATCCCCGCGTTCTGGCGCATGGCCGCGCTCATACGGCCGATGGCGCTGATCGCCGGACCGGGGAAGGGCCTGCGACTGGACCTGCCGAAGGGGCTGCTGGACGAGGAGTTCGGGGCGGACGAGGTCGTCCGCGTCGCTCCGTCGAGACTGCCCGCGGCCCTGGAGCACGAGCCGACGCGGCGGTTCCTGACGGAGGTCGGGCTGCCCCAGGAGGCCCTGATGTTCTGGATGGACGAGGAGGAGACCCTGCTTCTGTCCCTGCCGGAGGACCGCGAGCGCTCCAAGCAGAACCCGGATCACGATCACCTGTGGAACGGCACCGACGAACTTCCGCCCGAGGCAGAGCACTTGCTGGTCCTCGGTGGCCTGATGCACGACTTCACGGTGCTCATCGACGGGCGGACCGGGGCCGTCCACTACGCGGAGTACGACGCCGACCGCGTGGTCCCGGTCAACGCCGACATCTCCACGCTGGCCTTCACGGTGTGGATGCACAGCCGCCAGCAAGACCTGGAGGAGGAACACGATTTCACCGACGACTTCTACCACCAGCTCGCCGACACCATGATCGCCACGCTCGCCTCGGTCGACCCGGTTGCCTGCCTCCCGGCGACGGACCCCGACGACTTCCGCTACTGGCCGGAGGTGTTCCACGACGAGGCGGGCGGCGTGCTCTGA
- a CDS encoding vWA domain-containing protein has protein sequence MSSASRKQKKPDLAAEAFAAGLALVKRNPAFAAVAASFCRQAKCAGTPAGGLAAVDSNGTVHVHPTKRAEPAEWAWTIAHCLLHLGFGHVPAAKDDPREQPDRFDRAARCTVVNRFLLTFPVGRAPGHLPETYPGGDEAELAARWRRDGIPAEHEHCGTAGEHPDQVLQPWPRWNTAVPDWETAFAHALTRSVSAAMDVAGGRRDRTTGERVEQRPWDRALNWFISSYPLLGGLAAGLTVVADPELARAQDISVAAVSSAAGEIYINPLRTFTDEEWRFILAHEMLHAALRHGERCGARDPLLFNVAADFVVNGWLVEMRVGEMPEGLLYDPDLKDLSVEEVYDRIATDLRRRRRLATLRGKGVGDILGEPLPHAASGPYADLDDFYRRGLVQGFDLHQYGARGLLPAGLIQEIRALAHPPVPWDAQLARWFDEYVPRPEPVRSYARPARRQASTPDIPRAGRWFPVEETPRCTFGVVLDTSGSMSSVLLGKALGAIASYAEARDVPAARVVFCDAAPYDVGYLPPTEIAGRVRVRGRGGTVLQPGIDLLQRAGDFPPTAPVLVITDGWCDPLRIRREHAFLIPQGGSLPFTPRGPVFRLT, from the coding sequence GTGAGCTCTGCATCCAGGAAGCAGAAGAAGCCCGACCTCGCCGCCGAGGCGTTCGCAGCCGGACTCGCTCTGGTCAAGAGGAACCCGGCTTTCGCGGCCGTCGCCGCCTCCTTCTGCCGCCAGGCCAAGTGCGCCGGAACCCCCGCCGGGGGACTGGCCGCCGTCGACTCCAACGGCACGGTCCACGTCCACCCCACCAAGCGGGCCGAACCGGCCGAGTGGGCGTGGACGATCGCCCACTGCCTGCTGCACCTCGGCTTCGGGCATGTACCGGCTGCCAAGGACGACCCGCGCGAGCAGCCCGACCGGTTCGACCGAGCGGCCCGCTGCACCGTGGTCAACCGTTTCCTGCTCACCTTTCCGGTCGGCCGGGCCCCCGGGCACCTCCCCGAGACGTATCCCGGAGGTGACGAGGCCGAGCTCGCGGCCCGCTGGCGACGCGACGGCATCCCCGCCGAACACGAGCACTGCGGTACCGCCGGCGAACACCCTGACCAGGTCCTGCAGCCCTGGCCGCGGTGGAACACCGCCGTACCCGACTGGGAGACCGCCTTCGCGCACGCGCTCACGCGCAGCGTGTCGGCCGCCATGGACGTCGCGGGCGGCCGTCGCGACCGGACCACCGGCGAACGCGTCGAGCAGCGGCCCTGGGACCGTGCCCTGAACTGGTTCATCTCCTCGTACCCGCTGCTCGGCGGACTGGCGGCGGGCCTCACCGTCGTCGCCGACCCCGAACTCGCCCGCGCCCAGGACATCTCCGTCGCCGCCGTGAGCTCCGCCGCCGGCGAGATCTACATCAACCCGCTGCGCACCTTCACCGATGAGGAGTGGCGGTTCATCCTCGCCCACGAGATGCTGCACGCCGCCCTGCGCCACGGCGAACGCTGCGGCGCCCGCGACCCGTTGCTGTTCAACGTCGCCGCCGACTTCGTCGTGAACGGCTGGCTGGTCGAGATGCGCGTCGGCGAGATGCCCGAGGGGCTGCTGTACGACCCGGATCTGAAGGACCTCTCGGTGGAAGAGGTCTATGACCGCATCGCCACCGACCTGCGCCGTCGCCGCCGGCTCGCGACCCTGCGCGGCAAGGGTGTCGGCGACATCCTCGGCGAGCCGCTGCCGCACGCGGCCTCCGGTCCGTACGCCGACCTGGACGACTTCTACCGACGCGGCCTGGTCCAGGGATTCGACCTGCACCAGTACGGTGCGCGCGGGCTGCTGCCCGCCGGGCTCATCCAGGAGATCCGGGCCCTGGCCCACCCGCCCGTACCCTGGGACGCGCAACTCGCCCGCTGGTTCGACGAGTACGTGCCCCGGCCCGAGCCCGTACGGTCCTATGCCCGCCCGGCCCGGCGGCAGGCGTCCACCCCGGACATCCCCCGCGCGGGCCGCTGGTTCCCCGTCGAGGAGACACCGCGCTGCACCTTCGGGGTCGTCCTCGACACTTCGGGCTCGATGAGCAGTGTGCTGCTCGGCAAGGCGCTGGGCGCCATCGCCTCGTACGCCGAAGCCCGTGACGTACCCGCGGCACGCGTTGTCTTCTGCGACGCGGCCCCGTACGACGTCGGCTACCTGCCGCCCACCGAGATCGCCGGCCGGGTACGGGTACGGGGGCGCGGCGGGACCGTGCTCCAGCCCGGGATCGACCTGTTGCAGCGGGCCGGTGACTTCCCGCCCACCGCCCCCGTGCTCGTGATCACCGACGGCTGGTGCGACCCCTTGCGCATCCGGCGCGAGCACGCCTTCCTGATACCTCAGGGCGGCTCCCTGCCCTTCACGCCGCGTGGCCCGGTCTTCCGGCTGACCTGA
- a CDS encoding ATP-binding protein gives MQAAVTVTPAQVPELLLGLATVRPVFLWGAPGIGKSSLVRKFAESLGLECVSLLGTQLAPEDLIGVPQIRDGRSVFCPPEAIARDEPYCLFLDELNAATPDVQKAFYSLILDRRIGSYELPAGSIVIGAGNRATDNALARPIASALVNRLAHVHLRASAADWLVWAGEHGIHPWVADYLTDRPDHLWSQPPKTEEPFSTPRSWHMLSDALHSFGPGIDENTLRVVVHGTLTPAHAVSFCGYAKIVRHTFGIEAILKGDASWPARIEDRDLLYYLAEAFRGRLVKELPRQKEHVSPSLRQTAYRAKALLVQLAEISVEVAQTVIADDADGLPVLPAWFLVEAARDMPRLVEARR, from the coding sequence GTGCAGGCTGCCGTCACCGTCACTCCCGCCCAGGTACCCGAACTGCTGCTCGGCCTCGCCACGGTGCGGCCCGTGTTCCTGTGGGGAGCACCCGGGATCGGGAAGTCCTCGCTCGTGCGGAAGTTCGCCGAGTCACTGGGACTGGAGTGCGTCAGTCTGCTCGGGACGCAGCTCGCGCCGGAGGACCTGATCGGGGTGCCGCAGATCCGGGACGGCCGGTCCGTCTTCTGCCCGCCCGAGGCCATCGCGCGGGACGAGCCGTACTGCCTCTTCCTCGACGAGTTGAACGCCGCGACGCCGGACGTCCAGAAGGCGTTCTACTCCCTGATCCTGGACCGGCGTATCGGTTCCTATGAACTGCCCGCGGGCTCGATCGTCATCGGGGCCGGCAACCGCGCCACGGACAACGCTCTCGCCCGGCCGATCGCTTCCGCGCTCGTCAACCGGCTCGCGCACGTCCATCTGCGGGCGTCGGCGGCGGACTGGCTGGTGTGGGCGGGCGAGCACGGAATCCACCCCTGGGTGGCGGACTACCTCACCGACCGGCCCGACCACCTGTGGTCCCAGCCGCCCAAGACCGAGGAGCCGTTCTCCACACCCCGCTCCTGGCACATGCTGTCCGACGCCCTGCACTCCTTCGGCCCGGGTATCGACGAGAACACCCTGCGCGTGGTCGTGCACGGCACCCTCACTCCCGCGCACGCCGTCTCCTTCTGCGGCTACGCGAAGATCGTGCGCCATACCTTCGGTATCGAGGCGATCCTCAAGGGCGATGCTTCCTGGCCGGCCCGGATCGAGGACCGGGACCTGCTCTACTACCTCGCGGAGGCGTTCCGGGGGCGGCTTGTGAAGGAGCTCCCGCGGCAGAAGGAGCATGTCTCCCCGTCTCTGCGGCAGACCGCCTACCGGGCCAAGGCGCTCCTCGTCCAGCTCGCCGAGATCTCCGTGGAGGTCGCACAGACCGTCATCGCGGACGACGCCGACGGCCTGCCGGTGCTGCCTGCCTGGTTCCTCGTCGAGGCCGCACGCGACATGCCCCGGCTGGTCGAGGCCCGGCGATGA
- the msrB gene encoding peptide-methionine (R)-S-oxide reductase MsrB codes for MAYDVEKPDEQWRAELTPAEYQVLRQAGTEPAFVGEYTDTKTAGTYSCRACGAELFRSDTKFESHCGWPSFYDPRDTDAVELIEDRSAGMVRTEVRCARCGSHLGHVFEGEGYPTPTDQRYCINSISLRLEPDGA; via the coding sequence ATGGCGTACGACGTCGAGAAGCCGGACGAGCAGTGGCGAGCGGAGCTGACCCCCGCGGAGTACCAGGTCCTGCGCCAGGCCGGCACCGAGCCGGCCTTCGTGGGTGAGTACACGGACACCAAGACGGCCGGCACGTACTCCTGCCGTGCGTGCGGCGCGGAGCTGTTCCGCTCGGACACGAAGTTCGAGTCTCACTGCGGCTGGCCGTCGTTCTACGACCCCAGGGACACCGACGCCGTCGAGCTGATCGAGGACCGCTCCGCCGGCATGGTCCGCACGGAGGTGCGGTGTGCGCGCTGCGGCTCCCACCTGGGACACGTCTTCGAGGGCGAGGGCTACCCGACGCCGACGGACCAGCGGTACTGCATCAACTCGATCTCGCTGCGGCTGGAGCCGGACGGAGCCTGA